A single genomic interval of Corvus cornix cornix isolate S_Up_H32 chromosome 11, ASM73873v5, whole genome shotgun sequence harbors:
- the LOC120410611 gene encoding LOW QUALITY PROTEIN: chymotrypsinogen 2-like (The sequence of the model RefSeq protein was modified relative to this genomic sequence to represent the inferred CDS: inserted 2 bases in 2 codons), with amino-acid sequence MALLWLLSCLALAGFARAALPENCGVPAITPVIRGYNRIVNGEPAVPGSWPWQVSLQRYNGFHFCGGSLISENWVVTAAHCGVRKTDTVVVGAYDQDAPGPDQQKLTIEKVFKNPKFNMLTIHDDITLIKLATPXQLSDRVSPVCLPKATDEXPGGMTCVTTGWGLTDSSASHTPAVLQQVALPLLTNAQCKEFWGFRIREVMVCAGADGASSCMGDSGGPLVCQKDGAWNLVGIVSWGSSTCDTQTPGVYARVTKLRDWIDSILEAN; translated from the exons atggctctgctgtggcttttGAGCTGCCTGGCGCTGGCGGGCTTTGCCCGTGCCGCCCTCCCTGAGA ACTGCGGCGTGCCCGCCATCACACCCGTCATCCGCGGCTACAACCGCATCGTCAACGGGGAGCCGGCGGTGCCAGGGTCCTGGCCATGGCAGGTGTCCCTCCAG CGCTACAACGGCTTCCACTTCTGCGGCGGGTCCCTGATCAGCGAGAACTGGGTGGTCACCGCTGCCCACTGCGGCGTCAG gaaAACCGACACCGTGGTGGTGGGCGCCTACGACCAGGACGCACCGGGCCCTGACCAGCAGAAACTCACAATCGAGAAG gtCTTCAAGAACCCCAAGTTCAACATGCTGACCATCCACGACGACATCACCCTGATCAAACTGGCCACTC CGCAGCTGTCGGATCGCGTGTCCCCCGTCTGCCTGCCCAAGGCCACTGACG TTCCCGGGGGAATGACCTGCGTCACCACTGGCTGGGGGCTCACTGACTCCAGCG CCTCGCACACGCCGGCGGTGCTGCAGCAGgtggctctgcccctgctcacCAACGCCCAGTGCAAGGAGTTCTGGGGCTTCCGCATCCGCGAGGTGATGGTCTGTGCCGGCGCCGACGGAGCCTCCTCCTGCATG GGCGACTCCGGGGGCCCGCTGGTGTGCCAGAAGGACGGCGCCTGGAACCTGGTGGGCATCGtctcctggggcagcagcacctgcgACACCCAGACGCCCGGCGTGTACGCCCGCGTCACCAAGCTCCGCGACTGGATCGACTCCATCCTGGAGGCCAACTGA
- the BCAR1 gene encoding breast cancer anti-estrogen resistance protein 1 isoform X1, with protein sequence MTPHRPAGPGSPPRRGALFQNVLAKALYDNVAESPDELSFRKGDIMTVLERNTQGLDGWWLCSLHGRQGIVPGNRLKILVGMYDKKQPQQQAPGPAQGQAPPQPSVPQPALSFHHQGGYTPLSPASQYTPMHPAYAPQGDNVYLMPVPNKGQQGLYPGSAPTGQFPPAPAKQPSTYPKQAPPHTFPSPGQEIYQVPPSLGQAAEAYPGGSASPPQDVYQVPPSAGQAQEIYQVPPSLDMRSWEGHKPQGKVLVPTRVGQVYVYDSPKGEQVEYDFPRHLISTGSQEIYDVPPVRGGVPSQFSQEVYDTPPMAVKGPSGQDPGQEIYDVPPSVEKNLHQTVYDVPPSVSKDVPDGPVREETYDVPPAFAKQKAFDPSRHPLILAQQEPYLPEDVYDVPPAAGKGAPELPLSHEIYDVPPSLKKLGGSTFPSQEVYDVPRDLHAPGKGSVDTEGEYIYDVPPQVDREAKGADAKRLSASSTGSTRSNISTSSLDVVPVKEPAKGAGKEFSLDLDAAMETLAKLQSGVGSAVSYLMSFISTNWRSPEYMEANAANIRGAAEGVRTALRDLLEFARGAVGNAAQASDRSLYMKLSKQLQKMEEVYQALARHGQALDACHWAPSTLASSKPGTDDLEHFIMHSRGVPDDTKQLASFLHGNASLLFKRTKPAVESGGHGPPHPSDKASSIQSRPLPSPPKLLAQESPDGPYENSESGWMEDYDYVHLQGKEEFEKTQKELLEKGNIIRQSKDQLEHQQLKQFERLEQEVTRPIDNDLSNWSPPQHYSPARGGGTLCPADRQLLLFYLEQCEANLTTLTNAVDAFFTAVSTNQPPKIFVAHSKFVILSAHKLVFIGDTLSRQAKAQDVQHKVMHYSNLLCEMLKEIVMTTKAAALHYPSPAASKDMVERVKDLANSTQQFRMVLGQLAAM encoded by the exons ATGACGCCCCACCGGCCGGCGGGGCCCGGCTCACCGCCCCGGCGCGGGGCTCTCTTCCAGAACGTGCTGGCCAAGGCGCTGTACGACAACGTGGCCGAGTCCCCGGACGAGCTCTCCTTCCGCAAGGGCGACATCATGACGGTGCTGGAGCGCAACACGCAGGGGCTGGACGGCTGGTGGCTCTGTTCGCTCCATGGCCGGCAGGGCATCGTTCCCGGGAACCGCCTCAAGATCCTGGTCGGGATGTACGACAAGAAGCAGCCGCAGCAGCAAGCGCCTGGCCCGGCACAGGGGCAGGCACCGCCGCAGCCATCGGTGCCCCAGCCAGCTCTGTCCTTCCATCACCAAGGGGGCTACACCCCGCTGTCACCTGCCTCGCAGTACACACCCATGCACCCTGCTTATGCCCCCCAAGGGGACAATGTCTACCTGATGCCGGTCCCCAACAAGGGACAGCAGGGTTTATACCCGGGCTCAGCGCCCACTGGACAgtttcctcctgccccagctaAGCAGCCTTCCACCTACCCGAAGCAGGCACCTCCCCacaccttccccagccctggccaggagATCTACCAGGTGCCCCCCTCCCTGGGCCAGGCAGCAGAGGCTTACCCAGGGGGGTCTGCCAGTCCCCCTCAGGATGTCTACCAGGTTCCTCCCTCAGCTGGTCAGGCTCAAGAAATCTACCAGGTGCCACCATCGTTGGACatgaggagctgggaagggcacAAGCCCCAGGGAAAG gTGCTGGTGCCCACCCGCGTGGGGCAGGTGTATGTCTATGACTCGCCCAAGGGTGAGCAGGTTGAATACGATTTCCCTCGCCACCTCATCTCCACGGGCTCCCAGGAGATCTACGACGTGCCGCCTGTCCGAGGAGGGGTCCCAAGCCAGTTCAGCCAGGAG GTCTATGACACCCCTCCCATGGCAGTGAAGGGTCCCAGTGGGCAGGACCCGGGGCAGGAGATCTACGACGTGCCCCCCAGTGTGGAGAAGAACCTGCACCAAACT GTGTACGATGTCCCCCCCTCAGTGAGCAAGGACGTGCCGGATGGCCCAGTGCGGGAGGAGACCTACGATGTGCCACCTGCCTTTGCCAAGCAGAAAGCCTTTGACCCGTCCCGCCACCCCCTCATCCTGGCCCAGCAGGAGCCCTACTTGCCGGAGGATGTCTATGATGtgcccccagcagctgggaaaggtgcTCCTGAGCTGCCGCTCTCCCACGAGATCTACGATGTGCCCCCCAGCCTCAAGAAGCTGGGGGGATCCACCTTCCCCTCCCAAGAGGTGTACGATGTGCCCCGGGATCTGCACGCCCCAGGCAAGGGCTCTGTGGACACGGAGGGCGAGTACATCTACGATGTCCCACCGCAAGTAGACCGCGAGGCCAAGGGTGCCGATGCCAAGCGCCTCTcagcctccagcacaggcagcacccGCAGCAACATCTCCACATCCTCGCTGGACGTGGTGCCTGTGAAGGAGCCGGCTAAGGGAGCCGGCAAGGAGTTCTCCCTGGACTTGGATGCCGCCATGGAGACACTGGCCAAGCTCCAGAGTGGTGTCGGCAGCGCTGTCTCCTACCTCATGTCCTTTATCAGCACCAACTGGCGCAGCCCTGAGTACATGGAGGCCAATGCTGCCAACATCCGTGGGGCAGCCGAGGGCGTCCGGACGGCCCTCCGGGACCTGCTGGAGTTTGCCCGGGGGGCGGTGGGCAATGCTGCCCAGGCCTCCGACCGTTCCCTCTACATGAAGCTcagcaagcagctgcagaagaTGGAGGAGGTCTACCAGGCCCTGGCACGGCACGGCCAAGCGCTGGACGCTTGCCACTGGGCCCCCAGTACCCTGGCCAGTAGCAAGCCAGGCACAGATGACTTGGAGCACTTCATCATGCACTCGCGTGGTGTTCCTGATGACACCAAGCAGTTGGCTTCCTTCCTGCATGGCAATGCCTCCCTCCTCTTCAAACGGACAAAGCCGGCGGTGGAGAGCGGTGGCCATGGGCCCCCTCACCCCTCCGACAAGGCCAGCAGCATCCAGTCACggcccctgccctcccccccCAAGTTGCTGGCCCAGGAGTCGCCTGATGGGCCCTACGAGAACAGTGAGAGCGGCTGGATGGAGGATTATGACTATGTCCATCTCCAG GGCAAGGAGGAGTTTGAGAAGAcccagaaggagctgctggagaaaggcAACATCATCAGGCAGAGCAAGGACCAGCTAGAGCACCAGCAG CTGAAGCAGTTTGAGcggctggagcaggaggtgacaCGCCCCATCGACAACGACCTGTCCAACTGGAGCCCCCCCCAGCACTACAGCCCTGCACGGGGTGGTGGGACACTGTGTCCTGCTGACCGCCAGCTCCTCCTCTTCTACCTGGAGCAGTGCGAGGCCAACCTCACCACGCTCACCAATGCTGTCGACGCCTTCTTTACTGCCGTCAGCACCAACCAACCTCCCAAAATCTTTGTGGCCCACAGCAAGTTTGTCATCCTCAGTGCCCACAAGCTCGTCTTCATTGGGGACACGCTGTCCCGCCAGGCCAAGGCCCAGGATGTCCAGCACAAGGTGATGCACTACAGCAACCTCCTCTGTGAGATGCTCAAGGAGATTGTGATGACCACCAAGGCGGCCGCCCTCCACTAcccatctcctgctgcctccaagGACATGGTGGAGCGTGTCAAGGACCTCGCCAACAGCACGCAGCAGTTCAGGATGGTGCTGGGCCAGCTGGCAGCCATGTGA
- the BCAR1 gene encoding breast cancer anti-estrogen resistance protein 1 isoform X2, which yields MNYLNVLAKALYDNVAESPDELSFRKGDIMTVLERNTQGLDGWWLCSLHGRQGIVPGNRLKILVGMYDKKQPQQQAPGPAQGQAPPQPSVPQPALSFHHQGGYTPLSPASQYTPMHPAYAPQGDNVYLMPVPNKGQQGLYPGSAPTGQFPPAPAKQPSTYPKQAPPHTFPSPGQEIYQVPPSLGQAAEAYPGGSASPPQDVYQVPPSAGQAQEIYQVPPSLDMRSWEGHKPQGKVLVPTRVGQVYVYDSPKGEQVEYDFPRHLISTGSQEIYDVPPVRGGVPSQFSQEVYDTPPMAVKGPSGQDPGQEIYDVPPSVEKNLHQTVYDVPPSVSKDVPDGPVREETYDVPPAFAKQKAFDPSRHPLILAQQEPYLPEDVYDVPPAAGKGAPELPLSHEIYDVPPSLKKLGGSTFPSQEVYDVPRDLHAPGKGSVDTEGEYIYDVPPQVDREAKGADAKRLSASSTGSTRSNISTSSLDVVPVKEPAKGAGKEFSLDLDAAMETLAKLQSGVGSAVSYLMSFISTNWRSPEYMEANAANIRGAAEGVRTALRDLLEFARGAVGNAAQASDRSLYMKLSKQLQKMEEVYQALARHGQALDACHWAPSTLASSKPGTDDLEHFIMHSRGVPDDTKQLASFLHGNASLLFKRTKPAVESGGHGPPHPSDKASSIQSRPLPSPPKLLAQESPDGPYENSESGWMEDYDYVHLQGKEEFEKTQKELLEKGNIIRQSKDQLEHQQLKQFERLEQEVTRPIDNDLSNWSPPQHYSPARGGGTLCPADRQLLLFYLEQCEANLTTLTNAVDAFFTAVSTNQPPKIFVAHSKFVILSAHKLVFIGDTLSRQAKAQDVQHKVMHYSNLLCEMLKEIVMTTKAAALHYPSPAASKDMVERVKDLANSTQQFRMVLGQLAAM from the exons AACGTGCTGGCCAAGGCGCTGTACGACAACGTGGCCGAGTCCCCGGACGAGCTCTCCTTCCGCAAGGGCGACATCATGACGGTGCTGGAGCGCAACACGCAGGGGCTGGACGGCTGGTGGCTCTGTTCGCTCCATGGCCGGCAGGGCATCGTTCCCGGGAACCGCCTCAAGATCCTGGTCGGGATGTACGACAAGAAGCAGCCGCAGCAGCAAGCGCCTGGCCCGGCACAGGGGCAGGCACCGCCGCAGCCATCGGTGCCCCAGCCAGCTCTGTCCTTCCATCACCAAGGGGGCTACACCCCGCTGTCACCTGCCTCGCAGTACACACCCATGCACCCTGCTTATGCCCCCCAAGGGGACAATGTCTACCTGATGCCGGTCCCCAACAAGGGACAGCAGGGTTTATACCCGGGCTCAGCGCCCACTGGACAgtttcctcctgccccagctaAGCAGCCTTCCACCTACCCGAAGCAGGCACCTCCCCacaccttccccagccctggccaggagATCTACCAGGTGCCCCCCTCCCTGGGCCAGGCAGCAGAGGCTTACCCAGGGGGGTCTGCCAGTCCCCCTCAGGATGTCTACCAGGTTCCTCCCTCAGCTGGTCAGGCTCAAGAAATCTACCAGGTGCCACCATCGTTGGACatgaggagctgggaagggcacAAGCCCCAGGGAAAG gTGCTGGTGCCCACCCGCGTGGGGCAGGTGTATGTCTATGACTCGCCCAAGGGTGAGCAGGTTGAATACGATTTCCCTCGCCACCTCATCTCCACGGGCTCCCAGGAGATCTACGACGTGCCGCCTGTCCGAGGAGGGGTCCCAAGCCAGTTCAGCCAGGAG GTCTATGACACCCCTCCCATGGCAGTGAAGGGTCCCAGTGGGCAGGACCCGGGGCAGGAGATCTACGACGTGCCCCCCAGTGTGGAGAAGAACCTGCACCAAACT GTGTACGATGTCCCCCCCTCAGTGAGCAAGGACGTGCCGGATGGCCCAGTGCGGGAGGAGACCTACGATGTGCCACCTGCCTTTGCCAAGCAGAAAGCCTTTGACCCGTCCCGCCACCCCCTCATCCTGGCCCAGCAGGAGCCCTACTTGCCGGAGGATGTCTATGATGtgcccccagcagctgggaaaggtgcTCCTGAGCTGCCGCTCTCCCACGAGATCTACGATGTGCCCCCCAGCCTCAAGAAGCTGGGGGGATCCACCTTCCCCTCCCAAGAGGTGTACGATGTGCCCCGGGATCTGCACGCCCCAGGCAAGGGCTCTGTGGACACGGAGGGCGAGTACATCTACGATGTCCCACCGCAAGTAGACCGCGAGGCCAAGGGTGCCGATGCCAAGCGCCTCTcagcctccagcacaggcagcacccGCAGCAACATCTCCACATCCTCGCTGGACGTGGTGCCTGTGAAGGAGCCGGCTAAGGGAGCCGGCAAGGAGTTCTCCCTGGACTTGGATGCCGCCATGGAGACACTGGCCAAGCTCCAGAGTGGTGTCGGCAGCGCTGTCTCCTACCTCATGTCCTTTATCAGCACCAACTGGCGCAGCCCTGAGTACATGGAGGCCAATGCTGCCAACATCCGTGGGGCAGCCGAGGGCGTCCGGACGGCCCTCCGGGACCTGCTGGAGTTTGCCCGGGGGGCGGTGGGCAATGCTGCCCAGGCCTCCGACCGTTCCCTCTACATGAAGCTcagcaagcagctgcagaagaTGGAGGAGGTCTACCAGGCCCTGGCACGGCACGGCCAAGCGCTGGACGCTTGCCACTGGGCCCCCAGTACCCTGGCCAGTAGCAAGCCAGGCACAGATGACTTGGAGCACTTCATCATGCACTCGCGTGGTGTTCCTGATGACACCAAGCAGTTGGCTTCCTTCCTGCATGGCAATGCCTCCCTCCTCTTCAAACGGACAAAGCCGGCGGTGGAGAGCGGTGGCCATGGGCCCCCTCACCCCTCCGACAAGGCCAGCAGCATCCAGTCACggcccctgccctcccccccCAAGTTGCTGGCCCAGGAGTCGCCTGATGGGCCCTACGAGAACAGTGAGAGCGGCTGGATGGAGGATTATGACTATGTCCATCTCCAG GGCAAGGAGGAGTTTGAGAAGAcccagaaggagctgctggagaaaggcAACATCATCAGGCAGAGCAAGGACCAGCTAGAGCACCAGCAG CTGAAGCAGTTTGAGcggctggagcaggaggtgacaCGCCCCATCGACAACGACCTGTCCAACTGGAGCCCCCCCCAGCACTACAGCCCTGCACGGGGTGGTGGGACACTGTGTCCTGCTGACCGCCAGCTCCTCCTCTTCTACCTGGAGCAGTGCGAGGCCAACCTCACCACGCTCACCAATGCTGTCGACGCCTTCTTTACTGCCGTCAGCACCAACCAACCTCCCAAAATCTTTGTGGCCCACAGCAAGTTTGTCATCCTCAGTGCCCACAAGCTCGTCTTCATTGGGGACACGCTGTCCCGCCAGGCCAAGGCCCAGGATGTCCAGCACAAGGTGATGCACTACAGCAACCTCCTCTGTGAGATGCTCAAGGAGATTGTGATGACCACCAAGGCGGCCGCCCTCCACTAcccatctcctgctgcctccaagGACATGGTGGAGCGTGTCAAGGACCTCGCCAACAGCACGCAGCAGTTCAGGATGGTGCTGGGCCAGCTGGCAGCCATGTGA
- the LOC120410584 gene encoding probable D-lactate dehydrogenase, mitochondrial translates to MSWSCAVPMFAVLSRQDMALRRVLALGAALGRRSCCSKPSLPPDFVEALRAVVGAPNVSTATAVREQHGHDESMHPCAPPDVVVWPQAVGQVQELAALCHRCRVPMVPFGTGYRPRRRRQCRAGRCLL, encoded by the exons ATGTCCTGGTCCTGTGCAGTTCCCATGTTCGCGGTCTTGTCCCGTCAAGACATGGCCCTGCGGAGGGTGCTGGCGCTCGGGGCAGCCCTGGGGCGCcgcagctgctgctccaag CCCTCGCTGCCCCCGGACTTCGTGGAGGCCCTGAGGGCCGTGGTTGGGGCCCCCAATGTCTCCACGGCCACAGCGGTGCGGGAGCAGCACGGCCACGATGAGTCCATGCACCC ctgtgcccctccGGACGTCGTGGTGTGGCCCCAGGCGGTGGGGCaggtgcaggagctggcagcGCTCTGTCACCGCTGCCGCGTGCCCATGGTGCCCTTTGGCACCGGGTACCGGCCTCGAAGGAGGCGTCAATGCCGTGCAG ggcGGTGTCTGCTTTGA